The nucleotide sequence TACTGTTGGAATATCTGCCACTATATAATGCCGAGCAGGCGAAACGGCATAATGTCCGTCCCGGCATGACCGGTCACGCACAGGTGAATGGCCGTAATGCCATTTCCTGGGAAGAAAAATTCCGTCTGGATACTTGGTATGTGGAACATCAATCGCTTTGGCTGGATTTTAAAATCATGCTGAAAACCGTGAAAAAGGTACTGGCTAAAGATGATATTAATGCCGAAGGCGAAGCGACCATGAGTAAATTCACTGGCACACCGGAACAGAAAAAATGACCCAGCTTTATGCGATTTATGGTGCTTCCGGCTGTGGCCGTAGCCTGATGCCGGTGGCACGGCAGCAATTGGCCCGTGACAATGATCTATCTGAAATCGTGTTTATTGATGATGCCCTGATAGAAATCGCCCAGATTAATGGTCATCGTGCTATGAATTATGCAGCATTTATTAATGAATCTGCAGAGGTTAAAGCGGTGCAGATCGCGATTGCCAATAGCCGTGTTCGGGAAAAAATTGCCCAGCGACTTGAACAGGATGGGATTCATCTCTGGTCGATTCAGGCCGATAATGTAGTATTGATGGATCAGGCAAAAATTGCCGCCGGTGCTGCCTTAAGTCCATTTGTGACCATTGCTTCGAATATCCAGATCGGTAAATGCTTCCATGCCAATTTATACAGTTATGTAGAGCATGATTGTGTGATTGGGGATTTTGTTACTTTTGCACCAGGGGTAAAATGTAACGGTAATATTCATATTGAAGACCATGCTTATATCGGTGCCGGAGCGATGATCAAGCAGGGCACACCAGATCAGCCTTTGGTGATTGGCCGTGGTGCTGTCGTCGGTATGGGCGCCGTGGTCACCAAAAGTGTCCCCGCCGGCGTGACTGTGGTCGGCAATCCGGCTCGCATTGTCGAGTCCAAATAAATCTCTCAACCAGGAAATACCCATGTTAAACACTGCATTTGAGCCGTGGCCAAGCTTTACTCAAGAGGAAGCAGACGCGGTATCAAAGGTTCTTTTGTCAAATAAAGTCAATTACTGGACTGGTCAGGAATGCCGTGCATTTGAAAAGGAATTTGCGCAGTTTGTGGGGACTAAACATGCCGTTGCGGTGGCTAATGGCACGGTTGCGCTGGATGTAGCACTGAAAGCCTTGGGAATCGGGACAGGGGATGATGTGATTGTCACTTCACGGACTTTCCTAGCTTCAGCAAGCTCGATTGTCACTGCGGGCGCTAATCCGGTCTTTGCGGACGTGGAGCTGGATTCTCAGGATATTTCCCACCGTACCATTGAAGCAGTACTGACTCAAAATACCAAAGCCATTATCTGCGTGCATCTGGCAGGCTGGATGTGTGACATGGATCCGATCATGCAACTGGCTGAAGAAAAAGGCCTATATGTGATCGAAGACTGTGCCCAAGCGCATGGTGCCATGTATAAAGGCAAATCTGCTGGTTCTATCGGGCATATCGGCGCCTGGTCATTCTGTCAGGACAAGATTATGACTACGGGTGGTGAAGGCGGCATGGTCACTACCAATGATGAAGTGCTGTGGAAAAAAATGTGGTCTTATAAAGACCATGGCAAAAATTATGACAGCGTGTATAACAAGCAGCATCCACCAGGATTCCGCTGGCTACATGACAGCTTTGGGACTAACTGGCGCATGATGGAAATGCAGGCGGTGATTGGTCGTATTCAATTGAAAAAAATGCCGGAATGGACTGCGGTACGTAATGCCAATATGGCACGTATCCAAGCCGCTTTTGAAAATAGCCCTTATTTTACTGTAGCCAAACCATCAGCGGATTATGTGCATGCAGCCTATAAATGCTATGTACAGGTTAATGTCGATGCTTTGCCAGAAGCCTGGTCACGGGATCGCATCATGGCAGAAATCAATGCACTGGGTGTGCCATGTTTTAGCGGATCCTGTTCAGAGGTGTATCTGGAGAAAGCTTTTGAAGGGACACCATGGTGTCCGGCTCAGCGTTTGCAGAATGCCCAACAACTAGGTGAAAGCAGCCTGATGTTTGTGGTGCATCCAACCTTGTCTGAACAAAGCCTGCAAAAAAGTGTAGATGTGATTCAGCAAGTGATTGCCCGTATTGCATAGTCAAAAACAGCGTATAATTTACGCCTTCCCTGATTTTTAGATCTGAACCCGAGTCCTTTGTGAAAGACATTATCCGATATCTTGCATCCTTGCCACGTCACCAGAAACAGATTGTACTGGTGGCAATGGATATCTGTGTCTTGCCGGTGATTATGTGGCTGGTCTACGCCATTCGTCTGGCTCGACCGAATGTCTCTGTCATGGGAGGGCTAGAGTTCTGGTATCTCTATGTCGGGGTATTTGGTGTTCTGATTTTTGCCCTGATGGGAATTTATAGTGCAATTGTCCGTTCATTTAATGAAGATTATCTGCTGCGACTTTCTATCGCGACTTTTATCCAGATTGTTGTTCTGTACGCAGTCAAGAAACTGGACCTAGCCTTTATTCCGATGAGCATCCCGCTCATGTATGGCTTTGTGCTGTTTTCCTGGATGTGGTGGAGTCGTGCGCTGATCCGTTATTTGACTTTGCGCACCTTTGCTAAAAAAGCTAACCGTAAACGTGTTGCGATTTATGGGGCAGGTTTAGCGGGTCAGCAAATTGCGGCGGCATTATTTCGTTCAGATAATTATCTACCGGTTTGTTTTATTGATGACAAAACTTCGCTGCAAGGGCAGTCACTCAGTGGTTTAAAAATCTATGCGCCAAAAAGAGCTTTAGGTAAATTCCGTAAGTTTCATATTGAAGAAATTTTACTGGCCATGCCTTCAGTTGGGCGTGCCCGCAAAAAGGAAATAATTGAATCCTTTGAACAGTCCGATGTGAAAATCATGGAATTGCCTGGCGTGACCCAGCTGGTCGATGGACAGGTGAAAGTCTCCGATATCCGGGAAGTGGATATTATTGATTTGCTTGGTCGTGATCCAGTTCCACCAAAACCTGAGTTGCTCGAAAAAAATATAAAAAATAAAGTGGTGATGGTCACTGGAGCAGGGGGGTCAATTGGTTCGGAATTATGCCGCCAGATTGTCAAGCACCAACCTAAATTGCTAGTTCTGTTTGAAATGTCTGAATTTGCCTTGTATTCCATTGACCGGGAATTACAAAGCCCAGGTGTAAAGGTTGTTCCAATATTAGGATCAGTAACCAATCAAACAAAACTTGAAAGAGTACTAGCACAATATCAGGTGCAAACTGTTTATCATGCGGCAGCATACAAGCATGTTCCTTTGGTCGAAGCCAATCCTTTTGAAGGGATTTATAACACGTCTATTGGTACCGCACGTAGCGTTGATGCTGCAGTGAATCAAGGCGTAGAAACCTTTGTTCTGATTTCAACAGATAAAGCAGTACGACCAACTAATGTCATGGGCGCTTCTAAACGTATGGCGGAGCTGTATTGTCAGGGGCTTGCTGCAACCAAACCGCAAACCCAGATAAGTATTGTGCGTTTTGGTAATGTGCTTGGTTCATCAGGTTCAGTAGTACCGCTGTTTAAAAAACAGATAGCTCACGGTGGGCCTGTAACAGTCACTCACCCAGATGTAACGCGTTACTTCATGACCATCCCTGAAGCGGCACAGTTGGTGATTCAGGCCGGCGCAATGGGGACTGGCGGTGATGTATTTTTATTGGATATGGGTGAGCCAGTAAAAATTGTGGACTTAGCAAAACAGATGATCCGTTTAAGTGGCTTACGGCCTATCGATGAAAATGGGGTAGGTGATATCGAAATTCAGTTTACTGGATTGCGTCCGGGTGAAAAGTTATATGAAGAATTATTGATTAATGCCGAAGGAGTAAAATCTACAGAACATCAGCGGATTTTGAAGTCTTTTGAGAAGTATTTTGATTTTTCAATTATTTCTAATGTATTTGTTATTTTTGTTAATATAATAAATCAACAAAAAATAGAAGATTTAATAAGTATTCTTAAAGAGTATGTGGATGGTTATAGTCAGTCAAAAGAATAATTTCTAAGGGTTTTTAAATTTATATTGTATTTATAATATTCTATAGATAAAATTTATTATATGGTTTAAATTAGACCTCTTGCGAAAGTCGTTATTGCAAGTTCATCCGGTTTACCAGTGCAGCGATTAAGTTAATGCGTAAACCGAATCTTTTTCGTCTATTTCGATAGCGTTCACTTAGTATTCTAAATCTTTTCAATTGACTATTAATATGTTCGATTACAACTCGTATTTTTCCAATCATTTTATTGTAATTTTTCTCAGCATCAAATAAGGGGAAATTCTTCTTTTTCTTTATTGGCATCAATAACTTAAAGCCATCTTGCTCTAACCCATAGTACCCTAAATCGGTCATAACATAGTCACAATGTTTGAATTTCTTAACTGTTTTTCTTGCCAATTTAATATCATGCTGACTGCCAGACGATATATCTACTCCTATGATTTGTTTGCTCTTCGGATGATAGATCACTTGGGCTTTTAACGTATGTTTCTTCTTTTTACCACTGTAAAACTTACTCTGATTTTTTTTTCGGGCGTTCTATTGAACATTCTGTCGCATCAATAATTACCCAGTTAAATTGTTCGTCTGCTGTGGTAATGCTTCGTTTTGGCAGGGTAAAACGTCTTGATTTCATTAATGCATCTTCAACCTTTTTAATAGTTCGATTCACATTACTTTCAGCGATATGGTAATTTGCAGCCAATTCCAATTGAGTGCTGTAATTCCGTAAGTAATTGAGTGTTAATAATAATTGATCCTCTATAGCTAAAGTATGAGGACGCCCAGATTTCTTTTTAAGTGATTCTGCTTCTTTTAAAACTTCGACCATTTCACTAAAAACTGGTCGAGGTACACCAACCAAGCGCTTGAATTCAGAATCTGAAAAACGGTTTAATTTCTGATATTTCATGAAATCTATATTGAGGTAGTTTTTACTTTCGCAAGAGGTCTATTTTTGAAATAAAAATTATGTGAATGCAGAGTTTTCTGTTGTTTGATAAATGAGTCTATCTAAATTTATTGATTAAAGTATCATAAAATAATTGATTAAGTTTCATCTAAATGTGATGGAAAAAATGATGAATCTACGGTTTGTCTGGGTGTGGTTGAACAAATCTGTATTTCAAGGCCATATTTCTTCTTTTAAAGTTAAATGCGAGTTTTTATTGACTATAATCTTAGAATGGACCCGCTATAGAAAGTATTATTTAGTTCATATCCTTAAAATTAATTATTGTTTTACTCAAGACATGGCTGACTATGAGGATTAGAGCTATAATCCATTTGTATTATGTATGAATTGAAATTAATGAACCAAGATAAAAGATGGTTTATGGATTATAAACTTATTGAATATAATATATTTGATTATGTCAGAAGAGACATTAAAAATTTTTCAATAATACAATGAAGTTAAAGTTTGCCGAAAATCAAGATAACTAATATAGTTTGTTCCTTTCGATTAGTTTAGTAAGTTAACAATGATTAAGAAAGCAATTCTTCCAGTTGCAGGCCTCGGCACACGTTTTCTTCCTGCAAGTAAGTCTATTCCAAAAGAAATGGTAACCGTGGTTGACCGCCCTGCGATTGAATATGTGGTCAAAGAGGCTGTTGCGGCTGGTATTGAACAGATTATTCTGGTGACCCATTCTTCCAAGGCTTCGATTGAAAACTATTTTGACCGTAGCTTTGAGTTAGAGACTACACTGGAACAAAAGAAAAAATTTGATCTGCTCAAAGAGATCACTGAGATTCTTCCTCCTCACGTTAGTGTGATCAGCGTACGTCAGCCACAGCCTTTAGGTTTGGGTCATGCAGTACTTTGTGCCAAAAATGTAGTAGGTAATGAAGACTTTGCTGTACTACTACCAGATGTTCTGGTGAAAGATAGTGATACAACCAATGACCTGAGTCTGATGATTCAACGTTTTAATGAATCTCAAGCGTCCCAGATTATGGTTGAAGCTGTGCCGGATCACTTGGTTGATCAATATGGGATTG is from Acinetobacter sp. ANC 7912 and encodes:
- a CDS encoding NeuD/PglB/VioB family sugar acetyltransferase, which encodes MTQLYAIYGASGCGRSLMPVARQQLARDNDLSEIVFIDDALIEIAQINGHRAMNYAAFINESAEVKAVQIAIANSRVREKIAQRLEQDGIHLWSIQADNVVLMDQAKIAAGAALSPFVTIASNIQIGKCFHANLYSYVEHDCVIGDFVTFAPGVKCNGNIHIEDHAYIGAGAMIKQGTPDQPLVIGRGAVVGMGAVVTKSVPAGVTVVGNPARIVESK
- a CDS encoding DegT/DnrJ/EryC1/StrS aminotransferase family protein, with the protein product MLNTAFEPWPSFTQEEADAVSKVLLSNKVNYWTGQECRAFEKEFAQFVGTKHAVAVANGTVALDVALKALGIGTGDDVIVTSRTFLASASSIVTAGANPVFADVELDSQDISHRTIEAVLTQNTKAIICVHLAGWMCDMDPIMQLAEEKGLYVIEDCAQAHGAMYKGKSAGSIGHIGAWSFCQDKIMTTGGEGGMVTTNDEVLWKKMWSYKDHGKNYDSVYNKQHPPGFRWLHDSFGTNWRMMEMQAVIGRIQLKKMPEWTAVRNANMARIQAAFENSPYFTVAKPSADYVHAAYKCYVQVNVDALPEAWSRDRIMAEINALGVPCFSGSCSEVYLEKAFEGTPWCPAQRLQNAQQLGESSLMFVVHPTLSEQSLQKSVDVIQQVIARIA
- a CDS encoding nucleoside-diphosphate sugar epimerase/dehydratase, with protein sequence MKDIIRYLASLPRHQKQIVLVAMDICVLPVIMWLVYAIRLARPNVSVMGGLEFWYLYVGVFGVLIFALMGIYSAIVRSFNEDYLLRLSIATFIQIVVLYAVKKLDLAFIPMSIPLMYGFVLFSWMWWSRALIRYLTLRTFAKKANRKRVAIYGAGLAGQQIAAALFRSDNYLPVCFIDDKTSLQGQSLSGLKIYAPKRALGKFRKFHIEEILLAMPSVGRARKKEIIESFEQSDVKIMELPGVTQLVDGQVKVSDIREVDIIDLLGRDPVPPKPELLEKNIKNKVVMVTGAGGSIGSELCRQIVKHQPKLLVLFEMSEFALYSIDRELQSPGVKVVPILGSVTNQTKLERVLAQYQVQTVYHAAAYKHVPLVEANPFEGIYNTSIGTARSVDAAVNQGVETFVLISTDKAVRPTNVMGASKRMAELYCQGLAATKPQTQISIVRFGNVLGSSGSVVPLFKKQIAHGGPVTVTHPDVTRYFMTIPEAAQLVIQAGAMGTGGDVFLLDMGEPVKIVDLAKQMIRLSGLRPIDENGVGDIEIQFTGLRPGEKLYEELLINAEGVKSTEHQRILKSFEKYFDFSIISNVFVIFVNIINQQKIEDLISILKEYVDGYSQSKE
- a CDS encoding IS5 family transposase (programmed frameshift); the encoded protein is MKYQKLNRFSDSEFKRLVGVPRPVFSEMVEVLKEAESLKKKSGRPHTLAIEDQLLLTLNYLRNYSTQLELAANYHIAESNVNRTIKKVEDALMKSRRFTLPKRSITTADEQFNWVIIDATECSIERPKKNQSKFYSGKKKKHTLKAQVIYHPKSKQIIGVDISSGSQHDIKLARKTVKKFKHCDYVMTDLGYYGLEQDGFKLLMPIKKKKNFPLFDAEKNYNKMIGKIRVVIEHINSQLKRFRILSERYRNRRKRFGLRINLIAALVNRMNLQ
- the galU gene encoding UTP--glucose-1-phosphate uridylyltransferase GalU, translating into MIKKAILPVAGLGTRFLPASKSIPKEMVTVVDRPAIEYVVKEAVAAGIEQIILVTHSSKASIENYFDRSFELETTLEQKKKFDLLKEITEILPPHVSVISVRQPQPLGLGHAVLCAKNVVGNEDFAVLLPDVLVKDSDTTNDLSLMIQRFNESQASQIMVEAVPDHLVDQYGIVDVATTPDEGQSTVMQGIVEKPAVGTAPSNLSVVGRYILPAKIMQLLEQTPRGAGNEIQLTDAIAMLQQTDTVEAYRMKGQTFDCGSKLGYLKAVLHYGIDHPKLGESFKALIQELKL